A region of the Polaribacter sp. L3A8 genome:
TTGGGCTATGTTTACAGTAGAAGATTATGGAGATAACCATGAGTTTAGAATTTTTGGGGAAGATTACCTAAGAATGCAACACTTCTTGGTGCCTAATCAATTTCTATTTATAAGATCTACGGTTCAGCCAGGTTGGACTAATAAAGAAACAGGTGTAGCCGGAGAACCAAGATTAAAGTTTACAGAAATGAAATTATTACATGATATTATGGATGAACTCTGTAAAAAAGTAACGATTCAAATTCCATTAAACGAAATTAAAGAAGACACTATTTTAAATTTAGAATCTATTTTAAAACACAGTCCAGGTAAACAAGGTTTAAATTTTACTATTTGGGATGAAAAAGAAAAATTAGAAATTAGTTTACCAAGTAGAAATACCAAGGTTCATATTAGTAATGAATTATTGGCAACTTTAGATAAGCAACAAATTGCTTATAAGTTAAATTAATTCTAATTAACAGAATAAAACAAAAAAGAGGCATCATAAAGAAATATTATTACTTAATTTTGTTTAATCTTTTAAAAAATAAATGAAACAAAGTAAAAACGGTGTTTGGGTAAGTTGGAACGAAAATATAACCAATAATTACAAATCTCTTTATAAAATTACTTCCGAAGAGGAATTACAAGAAGTTGTAAAAAAATCTGAAAAAATAAGAATTTTTGGTAATAAACAATCTTCTTCTAATATTGCTTCTGGTACAGAAACTTTAATAGACATTAAAGAGTATAACAAAATTTTATCTTACAATGATATCGCACAAACAATTACTGTTCAGTCTGGTATTATTTTAGGAGATTTAATAGAAGCTGTAGAAGCAAAAGGCTGGTGTATTCCTTGTTTGCCAGATATTAACACAATTACCATTGGTGGTGCTTTAGCTACGGGAACACATGGTACAAGTGGAAAATTACTATCCGAGTACATTACAAAATGCAACCTTATTTTAGCTGATGGTTCTATTCGTAAAATAACAGACAAAGACGAATTAATGGATGCCGTTAGAGTATCTCTAGGGGTTTTAGGTATATTCTCTGAAATTACTTTTAAATGCGAACCTATTTATACTTTACACGTAAAAGAAGGACCAGAAGATGATAGTGTTTGGTTACCTAAAATTGAAGAGCGTTTAAAAAAACACGATTTCTTAAGAATTTTATGGCTTCCTCATACAGACAAAGGATATGTAATTACAGGAGATAAAATAGACCCAAATACAGAAATTACAGAAGATTTAGGTCCAAAATATTTAAAACATAGAAGAACTGCTTCTAAAATATTGTATAAATATTCTCACGTTTTTCCTTGGATAACAGCCATTGCAAACAAACTTTTATACAGAGGCTTCTTTAGCTCTACTAAAGAACACAAAGGCTCCTTATACCAAGCAACGGTTACAAAATCTAGAGGTTCTACTTTAGAACTGGCAGAATGGACCATTGGTTTAGATGTTTTTCCTACAGTTTTTGAAGAACTAAAAGCAGAAATAAATAAGTGGAGCAACAAATCTTTTATTCATATTCCTATGGATGTTCGTTTTGTATATAAAGACAAAACCTGGTTAAGTTATGCCTATGGTAAAGATACGGTTACAATGGGCTGCGTTTCTAGAAATGCAGCTACTGCAGATACGTATGAAGCTTTTAAAAGCATTGAAAAAATATTCTTAAAATACGGAGGAAAACCGCATTGGGCAAAACGTTTTACAGCAAAAGATGCTGAGCTATCTAAAGTCTATACTAAATGGGAAGATTTTAAATATTTGAGAAGAAAATTAGATCCAACCAATAAATTTTTAAATCCGTATTTAACGGAAATATTCAACGAAAAAACAATTAAATAATGACAAACCCTAAAGGATTTTTATTTGATTTTGACGGCGTAATTGTAAACAGTTTCGAAAGTCATTATTCTGCTTGGACCTCTGCTTTTAAAGAATTATTCAACAAAGAAATAGCTCCGTTTCCAAAAACTCATGCAGGGAAATCTCCAATGATTATTGCAGAATATTATTGCAGCGTAATTTGTGAAGAAAAACGCACAGAAGAATTATTTTTTCTAAAAGATAAACATTTAGACAAATACTTTACAGTACCTAAATTATTACCTGGTGTTAGAGAATTTACCGAACTTTTAACCAAAGAAAAAATACCTTACGGAATTGCAAGTAACGCTACAAAACAGTTTTTAAAAAACAGTGTTCATCACTTAAATTTAAATTTTCCAACAGTATTTGGTGTGCAAGATTACGTGAAACCAAAACCAGCACCTGAAGCTTATATTTTACTTGCAGAAACTTTAGGTTTTAAAGAAAGTGATTTTAAAGATATTTGGGTTTTTGAAGATAGTTTAACAGGAACAAAAGCAGCAAAAGCAGCAGGAATGGTTGCTATCGGAATTACCACACAATATACTGATGAAGAACTAAAAGAAGCAGGAAGTGTTTTAGTTTTCCCTACATTGTTGGAAGCTTATGAGTATTTGACAAAATACTATTTTTAGAATTAGGTAACTTTCACAAAAGTAACAAGTTTGAAAGTTCTAAGTACAGTTTGTCATTTCGACCGGAGAGAGAAACCTCATAAAACACTAAGTTTTGTATGATCACTGTTATGTGACTTCTCATAACTTCGAAGTGACAAATTTTATACTTTATCGATATATAGCGCTTAAAAACCTAAGCCGTTACTTCTCTAAAAAGCGTTTCTAAGTTTTTATTCTGTGTATTTAAGCTCAAAATTTTCAGGCCATTTTCTTGAGCAAAATCAAACACTTTAGAACGCATATCTTCTTCACTTTCAAAAGTGATATACCAAGTATTGTCGTAATTGTTTTTGTAAGAAACTACGTTTTTTAATCTTTTTATAAACTGTTCTTCAATTTTATAATCGAAAGTAACTTCTATTACTTGTTGATTATTTTCTTTGAGATCTGCTAGTTTTTTATCAACCAGAATTTCTCCTTTTTTAATGATAATTACTCGATCGCAAACCGCTTCTACTTCTTGCATAATATGCGTAGAAAACAACACTGTTTTTTCTTTACCTAATTCTTTAATTAGTTCTCTAATTTCTACCAGTTGGTTTGGGTCTAAACCTGTAGTAGGTTCGTCTAAAATTAACACTTTTGGGTTATGTAAAATAGCTGCTGCCAAACCTACTCTTTGCTGATATCCTTTAGATAATTGATTGATTTTTTTATGTGCCTCAGCAGTTAATCCTACTTTTTCGATACAAATTTCTATTTGGTTTTTATCAACCTTAAAAATGGAGGTATGAAATTGTAAATATTCTCGCACATACATATCTGCATACAATGGGTTATGTTCTGGTAAATAACCAATTGTTTTTTGTGCTGCCAATGGATTTTGTAACACATCTATTTCATCAACAAAAACTTCTCCTTCATTTGGTTTAATAAAGCCGGTTAAGATTTTCATCATTGTAGATTTCCCTGCTCCATTTGGACCTAAAAAACCAATTATTTGACCTTTATCCGCAGAAAAAGAAACATTGTTTAATGCATTTTGAGTTTTATAAATTTTAGAAACGGATGTTACTTTTATAGACATCTTACAAATGTAATTTGATTTAATTTAAAAACGAAAAGATTCGTTTTTTAGTTTGCTACAACACCTTTAATTTGTCTAATTTTCCTAACATTTTTCATTCTAGACCAGGCTATTTTATGTCTCTTTTTATAAAAATACAAACAACCTAAATCTAAACCAAAATAGAAAAAACTAATGCCACTTGGCGGATTTGCACTTGGTAAAAATGATATTTTATTCCAAGCTGTTGTTGGCCACCACCAACACTCATAGCTGGTACCTATAATTTCTAAATAAGCAACGGCTAAAAACATGGTTAAATAAAACAAACGTTCTCTTGGTCTTTTACTTAAAAAATATAACATTAAAGCAGATAGCACAAAGCCAAAAACATCATTTTTCAAGATTAAAAAGGCAGTTGTATATACAATTACAAGAACAGTAAAAACCTTTTCTAATAATTTTACATTATTTTTTGCATACGCTGTTTTTGTAAAATACAATACACCAGCATAGACCAAAGCATGCCCCATAGGTATGTAATGTGGTATGTTTTCTAAGCGATAGGTGTACATGCCCATCCCTAAAGAAAAACCGTACTCGCCTGCAATAGCAATCAATACTGCATACACCATTTGTTCTCTAATTCTTGGATTTACTTTAAAAAGTGTAATTGAGAAAATTACAACCATTATTAGATTGGCTAACCATTGTAAGTCTTGATAGCCTTCTGCTACAGTAACGCTATCTAAAAATAACCCTAGAAAGATATAGAGAAATAAAATTCCCAAAGTCTTTAAAAATGCAGGTAAAAAAGTTTTAGTTGTTGATACACTCATACTTCTATGAAAAAATAGCGTTTTTTAGTTTCCTTTTTATCGTTTTCATGATATCTGTTGGGTAGGTACTCTCTCCCATCATAATCTGAATCATTTTTTCACAGATTCTTTCACCATATTTTTTAATCAAAAGATTTCTCATTGTTCCGTTTTCATAAAACAATTTAGACAATTTAAAGGCAGATCTTAGCGCAGGTAAAAGATGCTCTTCTAACTTTTCATTGTATAATTTCTCAGCTAATTCACCATTCAATTTACTTTCAATGATTGATTCTGCTGCCATATTACCAGAAAGAATAGCATTTGTAATTCCTTCTGCAGATAACGGGTCTGCAAAACCAGCAGCATCTCCCACTAAAAAAACATTATTTCTTACAAAACCATCTTTTCTTAAAGAAACTGGCACTTGAAAACCATGCATTTCTTCGCTAATAACTTCTGTTACCTTTAGAGTATTCACTAAATAATCTCTGTAACACTGTTTAAAATCGACCTTTACTTTTCGTAATGCTCCAACCCCTATAGATAAGTGATTTTTCTTTGGAAAACACCAACCATATCCCATAGGAATGGCATCAAAATCTAAACGAACGGTTTTAGACAGTCTTTTAAAATCATCATCATTTACCTCAACTTCATATTCTAATGCAGGTATTAACAAACGTGTTTCTTTCCATCCTGCAAATTTTGCAGTCTTACCTAAAGCACCATCAGCAGCAATTACAAATTTGGTTTTTACCTCTCCTTTAGAAGTATGTAAAGTGATATCATCTTTAAAAGTAATATCTGTAAGTTTATGATTTTCTAATAATGTAACTCCTAATTCTTGTGCTTTTTTAACAATAAAATTATCGAAATCTGCACGCATCACCATGGTAATGATAGGCTCGTCTTTTTGAATGGTAAATTTTTTATCAATTTTATCAAAAAAAACATCAACATTAAAACATTCTTTTTCTACAACCTCAGTAATATCAAAAGGCATTATTTTTCTACCCGCCAAACCAAAAGCACCTCCACAAGTTTTATATCTTGGTAAAGTTTCTTTTTCTATTATAACTGTTGATATTCCTTTTTCTGCTAATTTAAAAGCTGCAGAAGCCCCTGCTGGCCCCGAACCTATTATAGCTACATCAAAAATCATAGAATGTTATTTTTTTTACAAATATATTGTTTCTTATTTTAAATTTATAGCATAAAAAAAGACTCAATAAATTGAGTCTTTTTTTATGCTATAAATTCTACTTAAATTACAATTGATATTTTACTCTAAGACTAATAAACCTTGGTAAAATAAAAGTTTCATTTATAGAGTTTGACGTAAGACCGTAATTGAAACTAGTTGTAGAACCTGTTGCCAAAAGATTACTACCTACTAATTCGTATTCCCACTTGGCATCTTTATCTTTTCTGTAAGCTAAAGTCAAATCTAAAATTTTATAAGAATTTGCAATATTTCCATTTTGTTTTACTTCATTAAAAGAAAAATCTGAACGAACGGTTAATGAATTCCAAACATAAGCATCAAAACTAATAGAAGGCGCATTTGTAACTCCTTTTACAATCTCTGCTCTTGCACTATTATCTTGGTCAGACAGACTTAATCTATAGTTAAAAGTAACATTTGGTGCTTTTGTAAAATTAGTACCAATACTTGCATTATAGCTTTGAGAATTAAGCTTATTTGTATTTTCTATTGAATTTAGAAACTGATACGACTTACTGTAACTATAATTGGCACTTAAAGATGTTTTAATTTTATTAAACGTCTTACCAACTCTACCAGATGCAGAAAAACTCTCATTATCAAAAGGTGAATTTAATGATGTACTGCTAGATACTACAGAAGCTGGTTCAAAATTTGCATTTGTATTAATTTGATCTATCGTTTTCTTATAATTAATTCTAGCAAAAACATTTGTATAATTAAATAGATTAAAACTAGAATAATTTAAATTTACATTATGTAAGTGAGCATTGTTTAACTCTTCATTACCATAATAAAAAGAATTGTAACTATTAGCAACAATACCTCTGGCTAGTTTATTAACATCTGTAAAATTAACTTCTTGCTTGTATGAAAACCGCAAACTTTCACTTTGTTTAAATTGTGCAATTATAGAAAGTTCTGGAAAAATTTTATCAAACTTGTCTTCAAATATTTCTGTTTGATATTGAGTATTTTTAACATTATAGGCATGCAATGTAAAACCTGGTGTAAAAGTAAAAATACCCGCTTTTAAACGATACCTTAACCCTGCATAAAGATCAGAAAAAGTATATTCTGTATCATTTGTGGTTCTTGGGTCTGTATTGCCAGGAATTGTAGGTGTTGGATCTACAATGCTTTCATCATCTAAAATCTGAAAAAACTTAGAATCAAAATTCTGCTTACTTTGTATGGTACCCAAAACAAAATTTAAATTACTCTTATCATTTAAAATATTATAATAATCTAATTTAACGTCTAATTGATTAGACTTAACTTTTCTGTCTTGTTCTAATTTATAAAATAGATTTGTTCTATCTAAACCTAATGAAAATGCTGCATCATCAAAACCATCTTTGTCTACATCATTATTATTTGATGAATCGTTTTCTAAAGATGCTACATAAAAAGGATCTTCATCTTGCAACAAATGTTGTGCTTCTAAAGCAAAAATATTTTTTTCATTCGCAGTATAGAAATAACTAAAATTTTGATTGATTTTATAAGGTGTAGATCTTTCACTTTCATTAATATCACTTAAAACTCTAGAATTTACAGCATCGGTTCTAAATTCATTAGAAAAACGACCAATAACATCATAATTGAATTGCTTTCTTGTATTTTGTTTATAGTTTGCACTAAATTTAAACAAACCTGTATTACTAGTTTGGTCTGTTAAATTCTCTACAAGGTCATCTGGTATAATAGAAGTTTCGTCTGCTGATGTATTAGGATCATCTGCAATATCAAAATAATCGATATCGTTTATACGTTTTTGTCCATTACTATTACTAGAAAAAATTAAAAATCCACTTAAATCTAATTTTTTATTAGGTGAATAGCTAAAATTTAAAGCAGTAAGTTTTGTTTCTATTCTATTTGCATTTCTAGCATTTGCGGTTAAAAACCCAATTCCTGCATCTGCTAAACTTAAGTTTGTTCCGTTAGAAGGACTTTGACTTCTAAAACCTCCACTAAAGTTTCTAACATCTCTTCTAGACAAAACAACTTCACCCATATTATTAACATCACCAATAACATTAATCGTATATTTTGGAGAGTAATAAAATAGTTTTGGTTGCAATAAATACAATGTTTCATCTGGAGCATTACCAGAACCTGCAGTAATATCTCCAAACCAAAAATTCTTTTTCCCTTCTTTTAATTTAATATTGATAGCAACCCTATCTTGGTTGTTTTGCACACCACTAAGCTGACTAACATCTGCGTAATTTCTTAAAACTTCTATTTTATCTAAAGCATTAGAAGGAATATTCTTGGTGGCAAGTTTTGTATCTCCATCAAAAAAATCCTTACCATCAACCATAATTTTTTCTACTTTTTTTCCTTCAACCTCTATTTCACCATCATCATTAATTTCTACACCAGGTAATTTCTTTAAAACATCTTCTAGTTTTCGTTCTGATCCATTTTTAAAAGAATCCGCATTATAAACAATGGTATCTCCCTTTATAGTAACGGGCATTTTAGACACAATATTTATTCCATCTAAAGCATTATCGAAAGCAAGCATTGCATTTGTTACAATATCTTCAGACTTTGTTTCAATAGTAAAGTCCGACGACTTCATACCTACATAACTTATTTTCAGTAAAATAGTGGTGTTTTTTTCTACATTTAATTTATAAAAACCTTTAGTATCTGTAAAACCATAAGATGCTATTTTATTAGTAACCTTGTCAATTGCTAATACATTTGCCATCTCTAAAGACTCCCCTATACTGTCTTTAACAACACCAGTTAATTTTACTTGCGCATTTGCACAAAGTGTAACCATAAAAATGGCGAGTAGTACTATGTTTTTCATTTAATATAATTAAGATACAGTTATTAGATTTCTTTAGAAACGTCCTCCTCCACGATTACCACCTCTACCTCTATTTTGAAAATTCTGTCTTAATTCTTCCATCTTTTTAGTTACAGATTCAGAATACTTTTCTCTTGTTATTTTTTTACCTTTTGATGGCGCTTCTATAGCTGCTTTTTCTGATGGATTCAATACAATTTCTGTACATAAAATAGTGGTGGTTCCTTCATTAATTTCTAATATTAAACCCGGTAAACCCCAATATTCTCCAGGACCGTTACTAACTGGTATTTGTGGCGTATACCAAGCTGTTACTACAACTTGTTTAACTTCTACCTCTTTTTCTGTATCTTCTTTCTCTTTTTTATCATCCTCTTTTCTAGGTCTTCTAAAATTAGAGAAATCTAAAGGATTTGCATCTTTAAGCAGTGTAGCTTTATAACAAAGGTAATTACCAATTTGTTTCGTTTCTGCTCCTAGCTCCCATTGTGGTTGTTTCATATCATCAGACACTAAAAACTTTTTTCCAAAAAACTCTGTAGCCTCAAGTGCCACTTTATCCTTTGTGTTTTTATATTTTGTTCCTCCACTAGAAAAACTTCCAAACCTTGGACCTCTTCCACCTCCACCTGTTGTTGGTGCTTCTAATTTTGCATCTTCTTTATAAATAGAAGAACTTTTATCAAAATTTAGAATAAATGTTTTCTCTAATTGAGATTTCATTCTATCTTGAATTTGTTTTTTTCTTGCATCAGAAAGCTGTTCTCCGCCTCTAGCAAAGTTATTTAAGTCTACAGAGGTCTTAGACATATAGGTTGCTTTCCCTTGAAAATCTTTTTGTCCCAAAGTAATCATTGAAACAATACTAAGAATAAATGTAAATAACGATTTCATGTAAGTATATTTAGTTTGCTATAAACAAATCTGTTTATATATATTATGACTAAAAAAAAGTCTAAAAGTTTAATTACTAAAAAAAATAAAAAAGAACTGCTATTAAATTAAAATGTTAAGATTGCTTTTTTTAGGTTTAATTAAAGCATTAGATACATTCTGTTTATTATTTTCACTATTTTAGCACCACTTTTAATCTTATTAGAATTTAATTTATGCACGTTGCAATTGCAGGAAATATTGGTGCTGGTAAAACCACACTAACCAAGTTATTAGCTAAACATTACAAATGGAAACCACATTTTGAGTCTGTTGATGAAAATCCGTATTTAGACGATTTTTATACAGAAATGGAACGTTGGTCTTTTAATTTACAAGTCTATTTTTTAAATAGTCGTTTTCGTCAAATTTTAGAATTAAGAGAATCTGGTAAAAATATTATTCAGGATAGAACAATCTATGAAGACGCCCATATTTTTGCACCCAATTTACATGCTATGGGGTTAATGACTAATAGAGACTATGGCAATTATAGTTCTTTATTTGAATTGATGGAAAACTTGGTAACACCTCCAGATTTATTAATATACTTACGTGCAGATATTTCTACCTTAGTGGGCCAAATTCACAAACGTGGTAGAGATTATGAAAACTCTATTAGTATTGACTATTTAAGCAGATTAAATGAACGTTATGAAGCTTGGATATCTACCTACACAAAAGGAAAACTACTAATAATTGATGTTGATAATCTTGATTTTGTAGACAACCAAGAAGATTTAGGCTATATTATAGACAGAATAGATGCTCAAATAAATGGGTTATTTTAAAAATATCATTTTTTATAAAAAATAAAAGAGACCGTTTTCACGGTCTCTTTCTTTTTGTGATAAATCACAGATGATAGATTGTCCCCCAACATTCTATCAAGTCTTAAAAAATCAATTGATTACTTCAATTCGATTGTCCACTATATCTTTTATAGGTAAGATTACCTTTCCTTCTTTTGTTATTAATATTACACAAATATTATCGATTACTCCAACAACTCCTTCTACACCATTTACAATAACCTTATCCCCTTCTTGAATATTTTTTCTAGTGTAATACCCAAATAATAATCTTTTTATAACATCTCTAGAGCCTAAGCCAAAAGCAATTGTAAACGAAGCTAAAATTGCACCCAAAATTATAGATAAATTACTCGTAATTAAATCTGTATTAACACCTGCTTGGTTTAAAGCCGTTACTGTAACTACAATTGCAATTAAGTAAAATGCAATATTACCAACCAAGTTCCCTCCAGTTAATTCTAACGATTTAAACATAGAAAACAAGGCTTTTTTTACCAGGTTAGCAACATAAATACCTATTGCAAAAATGATAAGTGCACTAATTAGTTTTGGCAAATACGCTATTAAACCACTTAATTGCTCAGAAACCATTCTTAAACCTAATAGCTCAGAGCCTACAATTATAAAAACGAGGATTAAAACCCACTTAATAGCAGTTATAATTATTTTTGTTGGTTGAATTTTTAATGATGATTCTCCAAAAATTTCATCAACATTTAATTTTTCTGGTAAGCTATCTATTTTGGTATAACCCAATGCTTTTTTAATAACATACAGTAGTAATTTTATTAACAACCATCCAATTATTAAAAAACCAATTCCTTTTAATAATTGTGGTAAAAAATCTATAAAATTATTCCAAAGTGTTTGTAGAAAACTAAAATCCATTTCAGAATTTAGTGCAAGCAGTAATTTATTTGTCATTATTTTTAGCTTTTATGATTCGAGTTATTGTTACCGTTGTTCAACAAGTCTCCAATTGTATTCGGATATTTGACTAAAAATAAATCTGCAATATCTAAGGTAAGTTTAATCATACCAATATCACTTAAAACTTTTTCTTTAAGAACTTCAGGCACACTATGGTGGTGTATAATTCTTTTAAAAGGATTGCTCATATTTATAACTCTTCATACGTTCTTACAAGTTTTTGTTTCGCTCTTTTAATTCTCATTTTAACAGCGCTTTCACCAATATTTAAAGATTCTTTAATTTCTTTAATGGTCATATCATCTTGATATTTCATTAAAAGAATCATCTTTTCTGTTGGATCAATTAAAGCCAATGCTTTTGCCAATTTTTCTGATTTTAACTCAAATAGAGTTGCATCATCAATTTCTTGCAAATCATCATCTTCTTTTATATTATCTGTAACAACCGTAACTTTTTCTTTCTTCTTAAAATCGTTTCTTTGTACATAATTTACACAGAAATTATAGGTAAAAGAATACAACCAAGTAGAAAACTTAGAGTTACCTTTAAAGGTCTTTATTTTTACAAATAACCTGATAAAAACGTCATGTGTTAAATCTTCTGCTTCTTCCTTATTTTTAGAAAAACCATAACACTTATTATAAACAACTTTAGAAAACCTGTCATATAAAACAGCAAACAAATGCGTATTGTTTGTTTCTACTATTTTAAAGACTAGCTCCTCGTCACTTAAATTTTTTACATCTATCGCTTTCAACTCAGTTATTGTTTTGACACAAAGAAACTTTATAAGTCACAATTAAAATAAATATAAAGATGACACGTTCTTTTATATCGATGAACGGTAAGAAACCTTCTTTTAAAAAAAACACCCTAATTAAATGCCATTTTTATACTCTAAAAATAGTTGTAAAACTTGGTTTATCCATACAGGTAAACAATTCTTAATAATAAATTAATCTTTTTCTTACTCATAAATCTTAAGAATAACAACCTATCTAATTACCTTTTAACGAGACTAATAATTATATATTTAAGATTTACAAACCCTAAAAAAAATTAAAATGATAAAAAAAACAATTCTTTTTGTAACATTTTATAATATTCTTACGTATAATAAATTGTAGCAATACATTAATCCTTTAAAAAGTCATAGAGAATTAGATGAGACAACTTAAAATTACCAAGCAGGTTACTAATAGAGAAACTGCATCATTAGATAAATATTTACAAGAAATAGGTAAGGTAGATTTAATTACCGCTGATGAAGAAGTAGAATTGGCACAACTTATTAAAGCTGGAGACCAAAGAGCTTTAGAAAAATTAACAAAAGCCAATTTAAGATTTGTTGTATCTGTTGCAAAACAATATCAAAATCAAGGATTAACATTGCCAGATTTAATAAACGAAGGAAACTTAGGTTTAATTAAAGCAGCAAAACGTTTTGATGAAACTCGTGGTTTTAAATTTATATCTTATGCCGTTTGGTGGATTCGTCAATCTATCTTACAAGCCTTAGCAGAACAATCTAGAATAGTACGTTTACCGTTAAATAAAATTGGTTCTATCAATAAAATTAACAAAATGTACGCTTTCTTAGAGCAAGAAAATGAGCGCCCACCAAGTGCTGAAGAAATTGCTAAGAAACTAGACATGACTGTTAATGACGTAAAAGAATCTATGAAAAATTCTGGACGTCACGTATCTATGGATGCACCTTTAATTGAAGGTGAAGATTCTAACTTATACGATGTATTAAACTCTGGAGAATCTCCAAACCCAGATAGAAAATTATTACACGAATCTTTACGTATCGAGATAAACAGAGCATTAGAAACTCTAACTCCACGTGAAGCAGATGTTGTAAAATTATACTTTGGTTTAGGTGAGCACCAACCAATGACTTTAGAAGAAATTGGTGAAACTTTCGATTTAACTCGTGAGCGTGTTCGTCAAATTAAAGAAAAAGCAATTAGAAGATTAAAACACACTTCTAGATCTAAAATTTTAATGACATACTTAGGTTAATCATTAATTTTTATAAAACTTAAAAACTCTCAAATTTATTTTTGGGAGTTTTTTTTATACACGTCATTACAAGGCACAATCTTGTCTTTTCGACGAAGGAGAAATCACATAAAGTTACTTTATTTTTTTTGAAGCTATTTCCCGCTTTCCGTTATATCTTTTTATTACTTTCTTTCCAAAGCTCACTTTTTTATAAACTATAGCAAGCTCATCATTAGAAACAGATTGCTTCGTACCTCGCAATGACGTTTTTTTTTATAGAGGTAATAAAAAGGATGCCACTTCAATCGGGGCTAAACCTCACTCAGTATTCATCAATGGAAAAGAAAAAGAGATAAAATAAACATACAGATTATTTATTTATCGTAATCATCAATTAAATTTAGCACAAAAAAGGATGCCTTTTAAAAAGGACTAAACCTATTTATTACTTTTCTTTTTACCACAAATTCTATATTTTCTATATCACTATGTGGTCGAAATTTATAATAAATTATTGTTATATTTTTAAGAGATTGCTTCGTTCCTCGCAATGACAATTTAAGTACCTTTGCAAAAATAAAATCACAACACAACAACAAAATAATGAGTAATTTACTTGCACCTTCAATTTTAGCAGCAGATTTTGCTAACCTACAAAGAGACATCGAAATGGTAAACAATAGTGAAGCAGATTGGTTTCATATTGATATTATGGACGGTGTTTTTGTACCAAACATTTCTTTTGGAATGCCTGTTTTAAAAGCGATTACTAAACACGCTAAAAAAACAATTGATGTACATTTAATGATTG
Encoded here:
- a CDS encoding outer membrane beta-barrel protein; amino-acid sequence: MKNIVLLAIFMVTLCANAQVKLTGVVKDSIGESLEMANVLAIDKVTNKIASYGFTDTKGFYKLNVEKNTTILLKISYVGMKSSDFTIETKSEDIVTNAMLAFDNALDGINIVSKMPVTIKGDTIVYNADSFKNGSERKLEDVLKKLPGVEINDDGEIEVEGKKVEKIMVDGKDFFDGDTKLATKNIPSNALDKIEVLRNYADVSQLSGVQNNQDRVAINIKLKEGKKNFWFGDITAGSGNAPDETLYLLQPKLFYYSPKYTINVIGDVNNMGEVVLSRRDVRNFSGGFRSQSPSNGTNLSLADAGIGFLTANARNANRIETKLTALNFSYSPNKKLDLSGFLIFSSNSNGQKRINDIDYFDIADDPNTSADETSIIPDDLVENLTDQTSNTGLFKFSANYKQNTRKQFNYDVIGRFSNEFRTDAVNSRVLSDINESERSTPYKINQNFSYFYTANEKNIFALEAQHLLQDEDPFYVASLENDSSNNNDVDKDGFDDAAFSLGLDRTNLFYKLEQDRKVKSNQLDVKLDYYNILNDKSNLNFVLGTIQSKQNFDSKFFQILDDESIVDPTPTIPGNTDPRTTNDTEYTFSDLYAGLRYRLKAGIFTFTPGFTLHAYNVKNTQYQTEIFEDKFDKIFPELSIIAQFKQSESLRFSYKQEVNFTDVNKLARGIVANSYNSFYYGNEELNNAHLHNVNLNYSSFNLFNYTNVFARINYKKTIDQINTNANFEPASVVSSSTSLNSPFDNESFSASGRVGKTFNKIKTSLSANYSYSKSYQFLNSIENTNKLNSQSYNASIGTNFTKAPNVTFNYRLSLSDQDNSARAEIVKGVTNAPSISFDAYVWNSLTVRSDFSFNEVKQNGNIANSYKILDLTLAYRKDKDAKWEYELVGSNLLATGSTTSFNYGLTSNSINETFILPRFISLRVKYQL
- a CDS encoding GLPGLI family protein, coding for MKSLFTFILSIVSMITLGQKDFQGKATYMSKTSVDLNNFARGGEQLSDARKKQIQDRMKSQLEKTFILNFDKSSSIYKEDAKLEAPTTGGGGRGPRFGSFSSGGTKYKNTKDKVALEATEFFGKKFLVSDDMKQPQWELGAETKQIGNYLCYKATLLKDANPLDFSNFRRPRKEDDKKEKEDTEKEVEVKQVVVTAWYTPQIPVSNGPGEYWGLPGLILEINEGTTTILCTEIVLNPSEKAAIEAPSKGKKITREKYSESVTKKMEELRQNFQNRGRGGNRGGGRF
- a CDS encoding deoxynucleoside kinase → MHVAIAGNIGAGKTTLTKLLAKHYKWKPHFESVDENPYLDDFYTEMERWSFNLQVYFLNSRFRQILELRESGKNIIQDRTIYEDAHIFAPNLHAMGLMTNRDYGNYSSLFELMENLVTPPDLLIYLRADISTLVGQIHKRGRDYENSISIDYLSRLNERYEAWISTYTKGKLLIIDVDNLDFVDNQEDLGYIIDRIDAQINGLF
- a CDS encoding mechanosensitive ion channel family protein, encoding MTNKLLLALNSEMDFSFLQTLWNNFIDFLPQLLKGIGFLIIGWLLIKLLLYVIKKALGYTKIDSLPEKLNVDEIFGESSLKIQPTKIIITAIKWVLILVFIIVGSELLGLRMVSEQLSGLIAYLPKLISALIIFAIGIYVANLVKKALFSMFKSLELTGGNLVGNIAFYLIAIVVTVTALNQAGVNTDLITSNLSIILGAILASFTIAFGLGSRDVIKRLLFGYYTRKNIQEGDKVIVNGVEGVVGVIDNICVILITKEGKVILPIKDIVDNRIEVIN
- a CDS encoding RNA polymerase sigma factor gives rise to the protein MKAIDVKNLSDEELVFKIVETNNTHLFAVLYDRFSKVVYNKCYGFSKNKEEAEDLTHDVFIRLFVKIKTFKGNSKFSTWLYSFTYNFCVNYVQRNDFKKKEKVTVVTDNIKEDDDLQEIDDATLFELKSEKLAKALALIDPTEKMILLMKYQDDMTIKEIKESLNIGESAVKMRIKRAKQKLVRTYEEL